The Deltaproteobacteria bacterium genomic interval ACATCATCTGCTGCCATTTTCTTCTCTCAGCGTCAGCATGGTACGCATCTTAGCCCAGCCCTCACGAAACTGTCAAGGCAGAGCTAATTGCAGTACCCTTCCACTGCCTGAGCCTTCGACCACCTCACCGATAAGGTCGTAATCAAGCGCATGAGTGATCTTAACTGGAACAATCTTTCCGGCATGAACTTCGCCCCTGGTGATGAGAACCTGACCGTCTACTTCCGGGGCCTGACCTTGGGTCCGGCTGACAAGGAAAAGGCCGGTTTCATCGGAGCGGCTTTCAATCAGTACAGGCAGAATCTGACCGGTACGGGTCTGATTTAACTTCCTGGAGATGCGCCTTTGCAGGGCCATGAGCTTTCGGCGCCGGTTCTCCTTGATCCGTTGAGGGACCTGGTTGGGAAATCTGGCTGCTGCTGTACCTTCCTCAGGGAAGAACTTGAAAACACCGAGGTGATTAAAGCGCGACTGTTTCACAAATTCCAGGAGCTGCTCAAAATCCGCATCCGTCTCGCCGGGGAAGCCGACCATGAGGGTCGTCCGAAGGCTGAGCCCTGGCAGACCTCGACGCAGGCGGGCCAGCAGGTCGGGCAGGCTGCCTTCACCTCCCCGGCCCATCCTTTCAAGTATTCCGGGGCTGGCATGCTGCAGCGGCAGGTCCAGGTAATGGCAAATCTTGGGTTCCCTGCCCATAACCTCGATTAGTTCATCGCTTACACCGGAGGGATAGGCATACATGACCCTCAGCCACTCAAAACCTTGAACGCGAACCAAACGCTCCAGCAGGGCGGCCAGATTTGTCGCGGGGCTGAGGTCCCGGCCGTAGGCCGTCGTGTCCTGGGCCACTAGAATCAGCTCTTGCACCCCATTCTCGACCAGGGACTCAGCCTCATCCACAAGATCTTCCAGGGGCCGGCTCTTAAAGGGACCTCGAAGCCGTGGAAGAAGACAATAGGAACAAGCGTTGGAGCAGCCGTCGGCAATTTTGAGGTAAGCCCGGAAAAAAGGCGCTGCCTGCAAACGCGGGCCTGAGCCTGGGGGGATAAACCCGGGCGGGGACAAAGGCCAGGAGCGCATTTTCCGCCCCCTGGCTAAAGCATCCAGAAGCCCGGGCAGCAGGTTTATCTCGCCAGTACCGCAAAAAAGATCCACCTCAGGCAGGGATAAGGCCAAATCATGCTGAAAGCGCTGGGGTAAACAGCCTGCGACTACTAGAGCCCAAGCCTGGCCCGACTTTTTAACATCGGCCATCTCTAGAATGATCTCAATGGATTCCTCAACCGCCGGTTGAATAAAAGCACAAGTATTGACCAGGATCACACCAGCCTCAAGCGATTCCTGAGTGACCTCGTAACCTCGCCGGACCAGGCTGCCCAGCAGAAACTCACTATCCACCTGATTTTTAGAACAGCCCAGACTGATAATATAAATCTTTTTATTCTGATTCTGATTCATCCAAGCGCCCTAACAGGCCTTTAGGGGCCGAATTAGAAAAAAGATCGAACGTTATAGAAATCAATGGAGCGGGATACCAGAACAAAAACGAAAACAAATATAAGCAAGCCTAGGATTATAAAGGGGGGCGATGTCCTTCCGGGTCGTTCGGATTCCTCCTCGGTCCAGCCTCCTGCCCCACGAAGCAGAGTCACAAAGTTATACATAACATAGCATTCTACAGTAAAAGGCAGAAAACCGAGAAAACCGAGAACCGGCATCTCGAAAATCTTTAACCAGCTAAAAAAAGGAACCGTATAGACCCATTTGGTTGTGGTCCAGAAATTCCAAAACTCCCAGAGTAAACCGCAGATCAGGCCGGCCGTCAGGAGCAGAAACAAGGTGCGGAGGCTGCCTTGCTCCCACTCCAGCATCAGGGAACGTCCGCCTCTAGCGTGAAGGATCGGCTCAAACAGAAAGATAAAACTGAGCCAGACCACAGGAAAAGTAAAACGGGGCCAGAAAATAGGAGCGAACAGAAAAAACAGACCGACCATGGTAAAAGGGAGATACCATGACCGGGATTTTGGAATAGGCCTGACCCGGTTCTTCTGATAAAGACCCAGACTCTCTAAAAGTTCAGTCGTCTCAAACAGAGCTGGCAACACCGTACTATAAGCAATAAAGTAGCCGCACCACCGTATCCAGGTCTCGCCAGGAACGTTTATATAATGCCAGTTTTTCAAATAAACATTGATGCCTTCGAAAATCATCCAAAAAAAGACTGAACATGGGATGAGAAGCAGAAATTCCCGACGCCGGTTAACCCAGAGGGAATTACCCTTGAGATGATAGACGACCTGGTCAACTATCAGGATGTATGACCACCAGGCTAGAGAGTAAAACCAGGTCGTGAAAGGATGGACACCGGCAAGCATCAGCCCTTCCGAAATAACCAGAATGGCCAGACCAATAAAACCGTGATATTTACGTTGTCTCACCACAGCACTTCCGCCTGAGAATGAGGCAGATCATACTCCACGCTCCTGATACTGTCAATTTGGGCAGGTAGAAGGAAAAGAAGTTATAATAGATCGTGACGGCCTTTGCGTTTAAGGGCTTCGACCGCTTTTTTCACCTGTTGATCCTTGTCTTTCGGGCAGATCAGCAAGGCGTCCGGCGTATCTATTACTACCAGATCTTTAACGCCGATCAAAGCCACCAGCTTTCCCGGGCTATAGATCACACAGCCGGAACTCTCAATAAACAGCCCCTCACACCAAACGGTGTTGCCAGCCTCTTCTGGCCAGTGCTCTGCCGCCACGGTCCAGCTGCCAACATCGCTCCATCCGATATCAGCCGGAAGCGCCAGCACGCCGGTGGCCTTTTCCATGATACCGTGATCAATAGAGATAGAGGTTAAGCCAGGGTATATTTCCGCTATGGTCGCGGCAAAGTCTGGCTGACCTAGAGTACGGGCCAGAGTTTTAAGGTGGCGCGCCATGTCGGGCCAAAGCCTGTCCAGCCATGACAGGATTGTACGTGCCTGAAAGATGAACATCCCGCTGTTCCAATAGAAACGTCCGCTAGCCAGATACTCAGTGGCCTTCTCCTGGTTCGGCTTTTCATGAAAAGATGCAACCTCATGGACCTTGGTTCCATTGACTTCCATGACCTCTTCAGCAAACTCGATATAACCATAGCCTGTTTCAAGACGGGTCGGGAGAATGCCCAGCGTGACCAGCGCTTCTGGCTGGCAGGCCAGATCGGCCCCAATCTCAACCAAGGCGCGGAATTGGGCCGTCTTGGTAATAACATGATCCGCTGGCAGGACTAACATCACACCATCAGGGTCCTTCTGGCAGACAACGTGGGCCGCCAGTCCGATGCAAGGCAGCGTGTTGCGCCCGATCGGTTCAATAATGATATTTCCCGGCGGTAAATCTGACAGAAGCGCTTCAACCTCATCGGCGTGAGGGGCGCCCGTCACTATCAAAACTCGCTCCGGAGGCACCAGAGGCAGGATGCGATCCACCGTCGAACGCAGCATGGCTTCGGAGCCGGTAATGGCTAAGAGCTGTTTGGGTCGGTTTTCACGACTGAGAGGCCAGAAACGGGTGCCTTTCCCGCCGGCCATAATCACAGCATATAAATGAGAATCTTCTTTCATCGCTGTATTTCCTTGAAGCAGCCATACTAAATCCTGCCGCATGAGAAGATTTCCGCTTTGATCACAAGGAGGCGTCTTCACTGGCTTCAGGGCCGCTCGAGCTGAAGCCTTCAAACCTGCTGATAATTCACCCTTTGCGCCTTAAACGAAATCAGCATCGAGGTTTAAATTTTTGTCATAAACTCCTTGGCTTCCTCAAAATCAGGGTTGACGGCCAGGGCTTTCTGCATGCATCCCCGGGCCTCTTCAAGGCGGCCCATCTCGAAATAACAACGGCCGAGGTTGAAGTAAAGATTTTCATCCTGGCTGGTTATTTTAAGGGCCTGATGATAATTAGCCAATGCCTGTTCGTATTTTC includes:
- the rimO gene encoding 30S ribosomal protein S12 methylthiotransferase RimO, which codes for MNQNQNKKIYIISLGCSKNQVDSEFLLGSLVRRGYEVTQESLEAGVILVNTCAFIQPAVEESIEIILEMADVKKSGQAWALVVAGCLPQRFQHDLALSLPEVDLFCGTGEINLLPGLLDALARGRKMRSWPLSPPGFIPPGSGPRLQAAPFFRAYLKIADGCSNACSYCLLPRLRGPFKSRPLEDLVDEAESLVENGVQELILVAQDTTAYGRDLSPATNLAALLERLVRVQGFEWLRVMYAYPSGVSDELIEVMGREPKICHYLDLPLQHASPGILERMGRGGEGSLPDLLARLRRGLPGLSLRTTLMVGFPGETDADFEQLLEFVKQSRFNHLGVFKFFPEEGTAAARFPNQVPQRIKENRRRKLMALQRRISRKLNQTRTGQILPVLIESRSDETGLFLVSRTQGQAPEVDGQVLITRGEVHAGKIVPVKITHALDYDLIGEVVEGSGSGRVLQLALP
- a CDS encoding mannose-1-phosphate guanylyltransferase — its product is MKEDSHLYAVIMAGGKGTRFWPLSRENRPKQLLAITGSEAMLRSTVDRILPLVPPERVLIVTGAPHADEVEALLSDLPPGNIIIEPIGRNTLPCIGLAAHVVCQKDPDGVMLVLPADHVITKTAQFRALVEIGADLACQPEALVTLGILPTRLETGYGYIEFAEEVMEVNGTKVHEVASFHEKPNQEKATEYLASGRFYWNSGMFIFQARTILSWLDRLWPDMARHLKTLARTLGQPDFAATIAEIYPGLTSISIDHGIMEKATGVLALPADIGWSDVGSWTVAAEHWPEEAGNTVWCEGLFIESSGCVIYSPGKLVALIGVKDLVVIDTPDALLICPKDKDQQVKKAVEALKRKGRHDLL